The genomic window CAATCCTGTTGCATAATTTGTCCCAAAATAAGAAACAGATTTGCACCGGCACTGAAATGCGGTCCTTGATTTGCAACGACCATACCTTCATACTTACCTTCTTCTAAAAGGTCTACTCCTTTGCTCAACATAGTAACAATATCTGCATCCACAGCATTCATCTTGCAATGGAACTCACAGCAGATAATCCCGTCACCGATGTCAATCAAACTGGCACTATCATTTCTATCAATCTCTTTATTGGGCTGTGCTTTGACAGATGCTAAACGAATTTCTTTCGGGTTCTTGGGTACCGGCTTGTAAGATTTCGTAGCCACATCAAAATAATAATCCACACCATTTTCTGTTTTATAGAAGGATTTTCCACCTGCTTCTTTCACTGCTTTAGCAATTGCTGGCAATTCAAATCCTTCGTCTTCCATTCGTTTGCAAACTTCTTCAAAACCTAACAAATCCCAGGTTTCAAAAATGCCTGCTTCCCACGCAAATCCCCATTTCACAGCATTATCAATATTTACAATATCATCGGAAATTTCAGGGATACGGTTCGCTGCATATTTGGCAACATTAGCAAATAACTTAAATACAAATTTAGAACCTTTATCTTCACTGAAATGCATGACCTTCAATTTTTCAGCAAGGTCTTCAATACTACGAACCGCACCTGTGCATTCAAACTTCGCTTTAATGGGGTCGCGATATTCAACGGTAGCAGGGTCAATTGCCTGAACAATCGCTTTTCCTTTTTCATCTTTCTTATCGGTCTTCTTATAGAAACCACTGCCCGTCTTATTACCCCATAATTTTTTCTCCACCATCTTCTCGACCCAATCCGGCATTTTAAAATAATCTCTGCATTCATCATTTGGGCAACCATCATACACATTTTTCACAACTTTTACAAAGGTATCCAAACCGACCAAATCCGCTGTGCGGAATGTTGCCGAACTGGCATGCCCAATAGCCGGACCTGTTAATGCGTCAATTTCTTCAATTGTTAATCCTTCCTTTGTCATCTCATGCAATATATAAGACATTGTAAAGGTCAAAATACGATTGGCAATAAAGTTCGGCGTGTCTTTTGCATAAACAATCCCTTTGCCTAATACATTCTCACCAAACCATGCCATGGTTTCAACCACTTCAGGAAGGGTATCCGGTCCCGGAATAAGTTCTAACAATCTCAAATAGCGAGGAGGATTAAAGAAGTGAGTCCCCATGAAATGCTGGCTCATCTCTTTGGGCATATCCTTCGCCATTGCACGAATCGGAATACCACTTGTATTGGATGTGACAATGCTTCCCGGCTTACGATGTTGAGCCACCTGGGCATATACCTGCTTTTTAATGTCCAGGTTTTCCATCACTACTTCAATAATCAAGTCGCAATCTGCTATCTTGTGCATATCATCCTCAAAGTTACCTGTCTCTATCATATTGAGATAACTTTTGCTGTAAAGAGGAGACGGCTTCGCTTTCAGCAGATTTGCTTTGTTACCCTCGACCAGCGCATTTCTTTTTTTAGGATTCTTCTTCTCATCCTCAGAGAGGTTCGGAGTTACTATATCCAGCATAAGGCTGGGAACTCCACAGTTGGCAAGGTGAGCTGCGATAGCCGCACCCATAACGCCAGAGCCTAAAACCGCTGCTTTTCGAATTTCCCTCATGGATTTTTTACTCCTATCACTAGGTTTAATGTTTAAATTTTACGGAACATATATACTTACCGTTCGTTATACAACATTTATAATACTATCTGCAAATCAAAATTGCAAATTTTTTTCCCTATCCTAAGAAATACCTTCTATTTTTAGTTTTATTGATTTATATCAATCAACTTTTAGTAATTTTATAATAATGAAATTAAACTTTTTAAATATCTTATCAAAAAAATAGGCTCTATAAAAATATAGAGCCTAAAAAAATTTTCTCTTGATTTTAGTTATTCTTTTTCCCAACCATATTCAACACGAGGCATGGGCTTGCCTTCCCTCTGCAGATAACGCAATTCCTTATAACTTATTAGTTCTATTCCAAGTGATTTGATGTATTCTCGTGTTTCTGGTTTGCAGAAGAAGTCTGTATCCGCAGTTCTACGAGCGGCAGAACCTGTTGTTGCTTTCATCTCCGGTGTTAATTCACCACAATGAATATAAATTTCTGATACCTTTCCTGCGGGGATTTGTGCTAATCGTTCCTTCCACCAACTTTCCGTAGCTTCGATAGTTGGTGGATCATCCATATAAAGTTCATCAGGATGTAGAACCCCTAACTCATCTGCTTTATCTATCAGGTATTCGCCACCGTATTTTTTCATTAATTCACGACCTGCCATACGACAGGGGAGATTGTAATCTTTTGCTATTTTGATATATATCTCATGGTATCCGGGGGCATATTGCATAGTTCCCATGTGTGAGTCTATATGTGTTACATCAATTCCCGCTGCCAATGCTTTGTCTATTTGAGCACGAACTTCTTTTTCGGCTTCTTCAGGTTTCGCATTTAAATAAACAAAAGGCACATCGGCATAGAAATAACCCAATTCATCGCATAAACTGGGAACTGCTGTTCTCCCTAATACAGGACCCCATTTATATTTGCCCCATTCACTGGTTAATGTCGTATGCACCCCTATACTTGCTTTTGGATTTTCTTTTATTAAACTTACGGCTTCTGGAAACCATGGACAAGGAACCATCACTGTGGATGATGTAACGCCACCTACTCTCAAAGCACGAATGGTTGCCATATTGGTTGCATGATTCATGCCAAAATCATCTGCATTAATAATCAACACTTTTGTATTCGGTGGAAATCCCAACCGTTCTACCAAAGGGACTGTTTTCGGTTTGTCTTGAGCAAAAACTGAAACAGCCATAGCAAAACATGTAATAAACATCGAAATAAACAAAACTTTGTTTCCCATAAAAATACTCCTTAGTATTATGTTGAAATAGTTTGGGTTATACTTTCGTTAAAATTATAATTAGATATTTGACTTCTCCGAACACTATTTTGTTTTAATTTTTTATTCTCTGAAAAATAGAATATCATAATTATATAAAATTGGTTGAACAAAAGGATATATTATGACGAAAAGAACTATTTGTATTATCTCCCTCTCTGCCTTTCTTCTTTTCATTACAACAAACTCATGGGGCCAATGGCAGAAGATAACTCAAGGACCTAAAATAAATTACATAGCCTTTTCCGAATATGAAAGTATAAAGCCAGAACTCCCTGTTAAGATAGCCTTACAATTTCAGTTAGAATCGGAATGGCACATCAATAGTAATAAACCTCGGGATGAATTCCTGATACCTACGGAACTTACATTTGAAGAAAATCCTTTCGTCCAGATAAAAAAAATTATTTATCCTCCTTCTAAGGAAGTAAAATTATCCTTTTCAGATGAACCTTTATCGGTTTTTGAAAATGACTTTTTTATCGGTATTGAACTTATCGTTTTATCGAATATTCAAAATCGCAATTCTATAGAATTAACGGGGTCTTTGAAATATCAACCCTGCAATGACCGACAATGCCTCCCCCCTTCTTCCATCCCCATTAAGATAACTTTGAATATCAGTAATAGTCCTATTCAAGCAAATGACGAGATACAACAAAAAATAAAAACAATCCAGTGGGACAAATCGGAATCACTTATTGAAACAAAAGCAATCCCAAAAGAAAAAGTCTCTAATATTACACCACCAACACAAATAAATACAGCGGTTATTACAGATAAAAATTGGGAAGAACTTATAAAAGATTTTCGTATCGTATCCCGATTGGATGGTTATGCGAATCGAGATGAATTTATTCGACTTATAGAATCTGCAGAACAAGAAAGTAGGACTACTGTTTCAAAGAAAATTAGCCGCAATATTATTTCTCTGCTTTTTATTATTCTCATAGGTGGACTTGCATTAAACCTTACGCCCTGCGTTCTTCCTGTCATTCCATTAAATCTGGCAATTATTGGCGCCGGGGCACGGGCGGGTTCACGCATACGCGGTTTCTTATTAGGTTTAGCTTATGGATTGGGCATCTCCCTTGTCTACGGCGGATTGGGAATTGCAGTTGTTCTGGGTATCTCCAAAACATTTGGAGCCATCAATTCAACCTATTGGTTCAATGGTTTTATAACCTTGCTTTTCCTCATATTAGCATTAGCCATGTTTGACTTTATTAACATTGATTTTTCTCGATTCCAATCTTATATCGGTGTTCGCAGAAATACACAAGGAAGTTTCTTTGTTGCTTTATTTATGGGTGGAGTATCTGCCTTATTAGCAGGTGCCTGTGTGGCTCCGGTGGTCATATCCACTATATTACAAGCTCAGGATTTATACAGTCAGGGTTATTCTTCCGCTCTCTTCCTGCCTTTGTTATTAGGCGTGGGAATGGCTTTGCCCTGGCCTATATTAGGTGCTGGTATGACCCTTCTGCCCAAACCCGGTAAATGGATGGAATATGTAAAATACGCCTTTGGTGTATTCTTACTCTGTCTCGCGGCTTATTACGGGTATACTACCTATACATTACTAAATACCAGAAATATCTCAATGGAGCAAATCACAGAAGGTTGGCATACCTCATTAACAGAAGGATTCAACGAAGCAAAAACGCAAAACAAACCTGTTATCATTGACTTTTGGGCGACATGGTGTAAAAATTGTCTTGTTATGAATAAAACAGTTTTACATGATGAAACCGTCCAACAGAAACTCAATGATTTCGTCCGAATTAAATATCAGGCTGAAAATCCAAATGAAACAGAGACCCGAAAAGT from Candidatus Hydrogenedens sp. includes these protein-coding regions:
- a CDS encoding 3-hydroxyacyl-CoA dehydrogenase/enoyl-CoA hydratase family protein is translated as MREIRKAAVLGSGVMGAAIAAHLANCGVPSLMLDIVTPNLSEDEKKNPKKRNALVEGNKANLLKAKPSPLYSKSYLNMIETGNFEDDMHKIADCDLIIEVVMENLDIKKQVYAQVAQHRKPGSIVTSNTSGIPIRAMAKDMPKEMSQHFMGTHFFNPPRYLRLLELIPGPDTLPEVVETMAWFGENVLGKGIVYAKDTPNFIANRILTFTMSYILHEMTKEGLTIEEIDALTGPAIGHASSATFRTADLVGLDTFVKVVKNVYDGCPNDECRDYFKMPDWVEKMVEKKLWGNKTGSGFYKKTDKKDEKGKAIVQAIDPATVEYRDPIKAKFECTGAVRSIEDLAEKLKVMHFSEDKGSKFVFKLFANVAKYAANRIPEISDDIVNIDNAVKWGFAWEAGIFETWDLLGFEEVCKRMEDEGFELPAIAKAVKEAGGKSFYKTENGVDYYFDVATKSYKPVPKNPKEIRLASVKAQPNKEIDRNDSASLIDIGDGIICCEFHCKMNAVDADIVTMLSKGVDLLEEGKYEGMVVANQGPHFSAGANLFLILGQIMQQDWNAIEAMVRGLQGANMRMKYCSKPVVIAPHHYTFGGGLEICMHAAKCVIAGETYAGLVEAGVGVIPAGGGTKEMTVRALELIPEGVNADPFPFIRRSFEDIATAKVGTSGAEVVELGYLRPTDIIEPNFELQVGRAKNVCLSLIQAGYRPPRPPRLWALGETPRAAFEAAVWGMKEAGFASEHDMLIATKVAYILTGGDRAEGTPITEQDLLVLLSVFLLHGHRQSE
- a CDS encoding polysaccharide deacetylase family protein; translation: MGNKVLFISMFITCFAMAVSVFAQDKPKTVPLVERLGFPPNTKVLIINADDFGMNHATNMATIRALRVGGVTSSTVMVPCPWFPEAVSLIKENPKASIGVHTTLTSEWGKYKWGPVLGRTAVPSLCDELGYFYADVPFVYLNAKPEEAEKEVRAQIDKALAAGIDVTHIDSHMGTMQYAPGYHEIYIKIAKDYNLPCRMAGRELMKKYGGEYLIDKADELGVLHPDELYMDDPPTIEATESWWKERLAQIPAGKVSEIYIHCGELTPEMKATTGSAARRTADTDFFCKPETREYIKSLGIELISYKELRYLQREGKPMPRVEYGWEKE
- a CDS encoding cytochrome c biogenesis protein CcdA, which translates into the protein MTKRTICIISLSAFLLFITTNSWGQWQKITQGPKINYIAFSEYESIKPELPVKIALQFQLESEWHINSNKPRDEFLIPTELTFEENPFVQIKKIIYPPSKEVKLSFSDEPLSVFENDFFIGIELIVLSNIQNRNSIELTGSLKYQPCNDRQCLPPSSIPIKITLNISNSPIQANDEIQQKIKTIQWDKSESLIETKAIPKEKVSNITPPTQINTAVITDKNWEELIKDFRIVSRLDGYANRDEFIRLIESAEQESRTTVSKKISRNIISLLFIILIGGLALNLTPCVLPVIPLNLAIIGAGARAGSRIRGFLLGLAYGLGISLVYGGLGIAVVLGISKTFGAINSTYWFNGFITLLFLILALAMFDFINIDFSRFQSYIGVRRNTQGSFFVALFMGGVSALLAGACVAPVVISTILQAQDLYSQGYSSALFLPLLLGVGMALPWPILGAGMTLLPKPGKWMEYVKYAFGVFLLCLAAYYGYTTYTLLNTRNISMEQITEGWHTSLTEGFNEAKTQNKPVIIDFWATWCKNCLVMNKTVLHDETVQQKLNDFVRIKYQAENPNETETRKVLDHFEVLGLPTFILLKPKEN